The Apis mellifera strain DH4 linkage group LG8, Amel_HAv3.1, whole genome shotgun sequence genome contains a region encoding:
- the LOC551663 gene encoding disintegrin and metalloproteinase domain-containing protein 12 isoform X16, whose translation MFWLHCGLFVLVIAVPGFISSADSTSKREADYTLDDSFWNEETSVGEAERLLQEYRQNQELVQNIGAHYYQIIYPVQLRHHEKMGISTREVSVSKFPQRGYGEGGYQNVKGRMRTGRHFHRTSLLIKAFNHKFRLDLELNTQLLAPNLVQKDFLTVGAEQTSKQEIEHCYYHGTVRDYPGASAAFHTCNGVSGVIHLGNETFVIHPFYGGDLSQKHPHVIFEARTKANKGCANSGNLEWRVKNRRQKHVLGLSETTSDRYKRDVRETTKYIETAIIIDKAMFEKRNGSTRAEVVHDAIQVANIADMYFRTLNTRVSVIYIETWQGINQAEIATGMDIDLALLNLNDYMMRTMFRVPRDTTQLLTGETFAGGESGVAIPSTICKQKSVGISVDLNTYEPHLLAGTMAHMIGHNIGMSHDDGRSECICREWHGCIMAQSIVGLENVQPYTFSECSKTDYIEVLRSGNGFCLLNKPNEVEVRRSCGNRVIDEGEQCDCGSIEECHEYDPCCDPITCRLTSEAQCATGPCCSDCKLLARGVVCRESTNECDLPEVCTGETGQCPTDVYKKNGNPCSNNDGYCYNGVCPALNLQCEQIWGYGGVAADQQCFEQFNSKGSLSGHCGTDSSGHYIKCELENVRCGSLQCQQGRKLPTVAGIDHSRTIISIKGEEYECKSTTGKVEGSEMPGMGLVRDGTSCGDNLICVNQTCMSLYPLIGNERCPSNHNNHECSGNGVCTNLNNCYCNLGWSGPDCSIEQDIPTRPPITSSTEAAGKNGTDTKLVKKETPYENYHGSNTVFLVGVLMSVVGGVFIVFALMALCYRSVVVHKNYSLCLRRKSTVQKYDQPYVKKPPQRGYSGVSGNHHPGHAVLDNVNNKILTFSSMPNCSRGETQRVVFRPPNNVATADGPRVKEHKSQVKRPGMSEEDGDTGADEVVSFIDLPNNLTKLPEKGILKKHGGYGMGGGAVASVERTLDQLNGYHEHIIEALRMAANQRETSGTTSAPMDDEALTEPLTELLTEPLPECYPTDSYRKDIIKHIDNQADEEYEEYVPSCGVIRIRNLEDLIKQLERHSARNRSPSGSEDMRMSESEADRPYRKDSSVCSESSQGDAFIQAQQLARRTSEDGVQHRPPQQPPPPPPPPPPAMTGSTVQLLQLHHSQREHRQQPQQQHHCHHHAQQSQPQQQQQPQPSSQQQHQRQQQQQQQQQQQQQQQQQHQLPVEQLPIQQRGYYPSPPYTDNGLENDETENAQSHQQQKLPDVRGIDVNHLPNINKCPLDDNFSLDCNINNGSPKELNTNNTSDNENTALLPPSHFPEYKH comes from the exons AAGCAGACTACACTTTAGATGATTCCTTCTGGAACGAAGAAACTTCCGTTg GTGAGGCCGAACGATTACTACAAGAATATCGACAAAACCAAGAGCTAGTACAAAATATCGGGGCCCATTACTATCAGATCATCTATCCAGTACAGTTACGGCATCACGAGAAAATGGGGATATCCACAAGAGAAGTGAGCGTATCCAAG TTTCCTCAAAGAGGATACGGAGAGGGTGGATATCAGAATGTTAAAGGCAGAATGAGA ACGGGGAGACATTTTCATCGGACGTCCCTCTTGATCAAGGcctttaatcataaatttcgcctagatttagaattaaatac GCAACTTTTAGCTCCGAATCTTGTGCAAAAAGACTTTTTAACCGTCGGTGCGGAACAAACTTCTAAACAG GAGATAGAGCACTGTTACTATCACGGTACCGTGAGGGATTATCCAGGAGCTAGCGCTGCTTTTCACACGTGTAACGGTGTCAGCGGTGTCATTCATTTAGGCAACGAGACATTTGTCATTCATCCATTTTACGGCGGCGATTTGTCG CAGAAACATCCTCACGTTATATTTGAAGCTCGAACAAAGGCTAACAAAGGCTGCGCTAACTCGGGAAATCTTGAGTGGCGTGTAAAGAACCGCCGGCAGAAGCATGTTCTGGGGCTATCGGAGACCACTTCCGATCGATACAAGAGAGACGTCCGTGAAACAACCAAATACATCGAAACTGCCATCATTATCGATAAGGCTATG TTCGAGAAGAGGAACGGTAGCACCAGAGCGGAGGTTGTTCACGATGCCATCCAAGTCGCTAATATCGCGGATATG tATTTCCGCACGTTAAATACTAGAGTCTCCGTCATATACATCGAAACCTGGCAGGGCATAAACCAGGCGGAAATCGCGACGGGCATGGATATCGATCTCGCTTTGCTCAATTTAAACGATTACATGATGCGAACGATGTTCCGTGTTCCTCGTGATACCACTCAATTACTCAC GGGTGAAACGTTCGCCGGTGGAGAATCAGGGGTTGCCATACCTTCAACTATCTGCAAACAAAAATCCGTAGGAATCAGCGTCGATTTGAATACATACGAGCCTCATCTTTTAGCCGGTACTATGGCTCATATGATCGGCCACAATATAGGAATGAGCCATGACGATGGAA GGAGCGAATGTATCTGCCGCGAATGGCACGGATGCATCATGGCTCAATCGATCGTTGGATTGGAGAACGTTCAGCCGTACACGTTTTCCGAATGTAGTAAAACAGATTACATAGAGGTGTTAAGAAGCGGAAACGGCTTTTGTCTTTTAAATAAACCAAACGAG GTCGAAGTGAGGAGATCTTGCGGAAACAGGGTAATCGACGAGGGAGAGCAATGTGATTGCGGATCGATCGAGGAGTGTCACGAGTACGACCCCTGCTGCGATCCGATCACCTGCAGACTCACCTCCGAAGCGCAATGCGCGACCGGTCCTTGCTGCAGCGATTGTAag CTGCTCGCGCGTGGCGTCGTGTGCCGGGAATCGACCAACGAATGCGATCTTCCGGAGGTGTGCACCGGCGAGACCGGCCAATGCCCGACGGACGTCTACAAGAAGAACGGGAATCCTTGCTCCAACAACGACGGGTATTGTTATAACGGCGTCTGCCCGGCGTTGAATCTCCAATGCGAGCAGATATGGGGATACGGTGGCGTTGCCGCGGACCAACAGTGCTTCGAGCAATTCAACTCGAAGGGATCGCTGAGCGGACACTGCGGCACCGACTCCTCCGGTCATTACATCAAATGCGAGCTAGA GAACGTTCGTTGCGGATCGTTACAGTGTCAACAAGGTAGAAAACTGCCAACGGTAGCGGGGATAGATCACTCTAGAactataatttcgataaaaggCGAGGAATACGAATGCAA ATCCACGACTGGAAAGGTGGAAGGATCCGAAATGCCAGGCATGGGATTGGTTCGCGATGGAACATCCTGCGGGGACAACTTG ATTTGCGTGAACCAAACGTGCATGAGCCTTTATCCGCTCATAGGCAACGAACGGTGTCCTAGCAATCACAACAATCACGAGTGCTCGGGAAATGGA GTGTGCACGAATTTGAACAATTGTTATTGCAACCTTGGATGGAGTGGACCAGATTGCTCCATAGAGCAGGATATCCCGACTCGTCCGCCGATAACATCTAGCACCGAAGCGGCCGGTAAAAATGGTACAGATACTAAATTAGTGAAAAAAGAGACCCCCTACG AGAACTACCACGGCTCTAACACTGTATTTTTAGTTGGTGTGCTCATGTCGGTGGTAGGGGGTGTTTTCATAGTATTTGCTCTGATGGCTCTCTGCTACAGGTCAGTCGTAGTACATAAAAACTACTCCCTCTGTCTCAG AAGGAAGAGCACCGTCCAGAAGTACGACCAACCGTACGTGAAGAAACCGCCGCAGAGGGGTTACAGCGGCGTATCCGGTAATCATCATCCGGGACACGCAGTACTGGACAACGTGAACAACAAGATCCTCACGTTCAGCAGTATGCCCAATTGCAG CCGCGGCGAGACCCAGCGCGTGGTGTTTCGACCCCCGAATAACGTCGCCACCGCAGACGGGCCAAGAGTCAA gGAGCATAAGTCGCAGGTGAAGAGGCCAGGTATGAGCGAGGAAGATGGAGATACAGGAGCGGACGAGGTTGTCTCTTTCATCGATTTGCCGAACAACCTCACAAAGTTGCCCgagaaaggaattttaaagaaacacgGTGGTTATG GTATGGGAGGAGGGGCGGTAGCCAGCGTGGAACGCACTTTGGATCAACTGAACGGTTACCACGAGCATATTATCGAGGCGTTGAGGATGGCCGCGAATCAACGCGAGACATCTGGAACAACATCCGCTCCAATGGATGACGAGGCCTTGACGGAACCTCTGACCGAATTGTTAACGGAACCTCTGCCAGAATGTTATCCCACGGATTCGTATCGCAAAGACATCATAAAGCATATCGACAACCAAGCGGACGAGGAGTACGAGGAATACGTGCCGTCGTGCGGTGTGATTCGTATACGAAATCTGGAGGATTTGATCAAACAGCTGGAACGGCACTCGGCGCGCAACAGAAGTCCAAGCGGATCCGAGGACATGAGGATGTCCGAGAGCGAGGCAGATCGTCCCTACAGAAAAGATTCGTCCGTTTGTAGCGAGTCTTCCCAAGG TGATGCATTTATTCAAGCTCAACAACTAGCCCGACGGACTAGTGAGGACGGAGTGCAACACCGGCCACCACAgcagccgccgccgccgccgccaccgccGCCACCTGCAATGACTGGTAGCACGGTGCAGTTGCTGCAATTGCATCATTCTCAACGAGAACATCGTCAACAACCGCAGCAGCAGCATCATTGCCACCATCACGCGCAGCAGTCGCAGCctcagcagcagcagcagccgcAGCCGTCGTCGCAACAGCAACATCAAcgtcaacaacaacaacaacagcagcagcagcagcagcagcagcaacaacaacaacaccaACTGCCGGTGGAACAACTGCCAATACAGCAGCGCGGCTATTATCCATCCCCACCCTACACTGATAACGGTCTCGAAAACGACGAGACTGAAAATGCTCAATCCCACCAACAACAAAAGCTCCCCGACGTTCGTGGAATCGATGTTAATCACTTGcctaatattaacaaatgcCCACTAGACGATAATTTTAGTCTAGATTGTAACATAAATAATGGTTCCcctaaagaattaaataccaACAACACTAGTGATAACGAAAATACTGCCCTACTGCCCCCTTCGCATTTTCCTGAGTACAagcattga
- the LOC551663 gene encoding disintegrin and metalloproteinase domain-containing protein unc-71 isoform X4 — MFWLHCGLFVLVIAVPGFISSADSTSKREADYTLDDSFWNEETSVGEAERLLQEYRQNQELVQNIGAHYYQIIYPVQLRHHEKMGISTREVSVSKFPQRGYGEGGYQNVKGRMRTGRHFHRTSLLIKAFNHKFRLDLELNTQLLAPNLVQKDFLTVGAEQTSKQEIEHCYYHGTVRDYPGASAAFHTCNGVSGVIHLGNETFVIHPFYGGDLSQKHPHVIFEARTKANKGCANSGNLEWRVKNRRQKHVLGLSETTSDRYKRDVRETTKYIETAIIIDKAMFEKRNGSTRAEVVHDAIQVANIADMYFRTLNTRVSVIYIETWQGINQAEIATGMDIDLALLNLNDYMMRTMFRVPRDTTQLLTGETFAGGESGVAIPSTICKQKSVGISVDLNTYEPHLLAGTMAHMIGHNIGMSHDDGRSECICREWHGCIMAQSIVGLENVQPYTFSECSKTDYIEVLRSGNGFCLLNKPNEVEVRRSCGNRVIDEGEQCDCGSIEECHEYDPCCDPITCRLTSEAQCATGPCCSDCKLLARGVVCRESTNECDLPEVCTGETGQCPTDVYKKNGNPCSNNDGYCYNGVCPALNLQCEQIWGYGGVAADQQCFEQFNSKGSLSGHCGTDSSGHYIKCELENVRCGSLQCQQGRKLPTVAGIDHSRTIISIKGEEYECKSTTGKVEGSEMPGMGLVRDGTSCGDNLICVNQTCMSLYPLIGNERCPSNHNNHECSGNGVCTNLNNCYCNLGWSGPDCSIEQDIPTRPPITSSTEAAGKNGTDTKLVKKETPYENYHGSNTVFLVGVLMSVVGGVFIVFALMALCYRSVVVHKNYSLCLRRKSTVQKYDQPYVKKPPQRGYSGVSGNHHPGHAVLDNVNNKILTFSSMPNCSRGETQRVVFRPPNNVATADGPRVKEHKSQVKRPGMSEEDGDTGADEVVSFIDLPNNLTKLPEKGILKKHGGYGMGGGAVASVERTLDQLNGYHEHIIEALRMAANQRETSGTTSAPMDDEALTEPLTELLTEPLPECYPTDSYRKDIIKHIDNQADEEYEEYVPSCGVIRIRNLEDLIKQLERHSARNRSPSGSEDMRMSESEADRPYRKDSSVCSESSQGRCSRGRDDTYGRYCQPSSRSPYGTHQHTQHSHQMYKEEGIYATADPDRGSNTRGETPDSESDAFIQAQQLARRTSEDGVQHRPPQQPPPPPPPPPPAMTGSTVQLLQLHHSQREHRQQPQQQHHCHHHAQQSQPQQQQQPQPSSQQQHQRQQQQQQQQQQQQQQQQQHQLPVEQLPIQQRGYYPSPPYTDNGLENDETENAQSHQQQKLPDVRGIDVNHLPNINKCPLDDNFSLDCNINNGSPKELNTNNTSDNENTALLPPSHFPEYKH, encoded by the exons AAGCAGACTACACTTTAGATGATTCCTTCTGGAACGAAGAAACTTCCGTTg GTGAGGCCGAACGATTACTACAAGAATATCGACAAAACCAAGAGCTAGTACAAAATATCGGGGCCCATTACTATCAGATCATCTATCCAGTACAGTTACGGCATCACGAGAAAATGGGGATATCCACAAGAGAAGTGAGCGTATCCAAG TTTCCTCAAAGAGGATACGGAGAGGGTGGATATCAGAATGTTAAAGGCAGAATGAGA ACGGGGAGACATTTTCATCGGACGTCCCTCTTGATCAAGGcctttaatcataaatttcgcctagatttagaattaaatac GCAACTTTTAGCTCCGAATCTTGTGCAAAAAGACTTTTTAACCGTCGGTGCGGAACAAACTTCTAAACAG GAGATAGAGCACTGTTACTATCACGGTACCGTGAGGGATTATCCAGGAGCTAGCGCTGCTTTTCACACGTGTAACGGTGTCAGCGGTGTCATTCATTTAGGCAACGAGACATTTGTCATTCATCCATTTTACGGCGGCGATTTGTCG CAGAAACATCCTCACGTTATATTTGAAGCTCGAACAAAGGCTAACAAAGGCTGCGCTAACTCGGGAAATCTTGAGTGGCGTGTAAAGAACCGCCGGCAGAAGCATGTTCTGGGGCTATCGGAGACCACTTCCGATCGATACAAGAGAGACGTCCGTGAAACAACCAAATACATCGAAACTGCCATCATTATCGATAAGGCTATG TTCGAGAAGAGGAACGGTAGCACCAGAGCGGAGGTTGTTCACGATGCCATCCAAGTCGCTAATATCGCGGATATG tATTTCCGCACGTTAAATACTAGAGTCTCCGTCATATACATCGAAACCTGGCAGGGCATAAACCAGGCGGAAATCGCGACGGGCATGGATATCGATCTCGCTTTGCTCAATTTAAACGATTACATGATGCGAACGATGTTCCGTGTTCCTCGTGATACCACTCAATTACTCAC GGGTGAAACGTTCGCCGGTGGAGAATCAGGGGTTGCCATACCTTCAACTATCTGCAAACAAAAATCCGTAGGAATCAGCGTCGATTTGAATACATACGAGCCTCATCTTTTAGCCGGTACTATGGCTCATATGATCGGCCACAATATAGGAATGAGCCATGACGATGGAA GGAGCGAATGTATCTGCCGCGAATGGCACGGATGCATCATGGCTCAATCGATCGTTGGATTGGAGAACGTTCAGCCGTACACGTTTTCCGAATGTAGTAAAACAGATTACATAGAGGTGTTAAGAAGCGGAAACGGCTTTTGTCTTTTAAATAAACCAAACGAG GTCGAAGTGAGGAGATCTTGCGGAAACAGGGTAATCGACGAGGGAGAGCAATGTGATTGCGGATCGATCGAGGAGTGTCACGAGTACGACCCCTGCTGCGATCCGATCACCTGCAGACTCACCTCCGAAGCGCAATGCGCGACCGGTCCTTGCTGCAGCGATTGTAag CTGCTCGCGCGTGGCGTCGTGTGCCGGGAATCGACCAACGAATGCGATCTTCCGGAGGTGTGCACCGGCGAGACCGGCCAATGCCCGACGGACGTCTACAAGAAGAACGGGAATCCTTGCTCCAACAACGACGGGTATTGTTATAACGGCGTCTGCCCGGCGTTGAATCTCCAATGCGAGCAGATATGGGGATACGGTGGCGTTGCCGCGGACCAACAGTGCTTCGAGCAATTCAACTCGAAGGGATCGCTGAGCGGACACTGCGGCACCGACTCCTCCGGTCATTACATCAAATGCGAGCTAGA GAACGTTCGTTGCGGATCGTTACAGTGTCAACAAGGTAGAAAACTGCCAACGGTAGCGGGGATAGATCACTCTAGAactataatttcgataaaaggCGAGGAATACGAATGCAA ATCCACGACTGGAAAGGTGGAAGGATCCGAAATGCCAGGCATGGGATTGGTTCGCGATGGAACATCCTGCGGGGACAACTTG ATTTGCGTGAACCAAACGTGCATGAGCCTTTATCCGCTCATAGGCAACGAACGGTGTCCTAGCAATCACAACAATCACGAGTGCTCGGGAAATGGA GTGTGCACGAATTTGAACAATTGTTATTGCAACCTTGGATGGAGTGGACCAGATTGCTCCATAGAGCAGGATATCCCGACTCGTCCGCCGATAACATCTAGCACCGAAGCGGCCGGTAAAAATGGTACAGATACTAAATTAGTGAAAAAAGAGACCCCCTACG AGAACTACCACGGCTCTAACACTGTATTTTTAGTTGGTGTGCTCATGTCGGTGGTAGGGGGTGTTTTCATAGTATTTGCTCTGATGGCTCTCTGCTACAGGTCAGTCGTAGTACATAAAAACTACTCCCTCTGTCTCAG AAGGAAGAGCACCGTCCAGAAGTACGACCAACCGTACGTGAAGAAACCGCCGCAGAGGGGTTACAGCGGCGTATCCGGTAATCATCATCCGGGACACGCAGTACTGGACAACGTGAACAACAAGATCCTCACGTTCAGCAGTATGCCCAATTGCAG CCGCGGCGAGACCCAGCGCGTGGTGTTTCGACCCCCGAATAACGTCGCCACCGCAGACGGGCCAAGAGTCAA gGAGCATAAGTCGCAGGTGAAGAGGCCAGGTATGAGCGAGGAAGATGGAGATACAGGAGCGGACGAGGTTGTCTCTTTCATCGATTTGCCGAACAACCTCACAAAGTTGCCCgagaaaggaattttaaagaaacacgGTGGTTATG GTATGGGAGGAGGGGCGGTAGCCAGCGTGGAACGCACTTTGGATCAACTGAACGGTTACCACGAGCATATTATCGAGGCGTTGAGGATGGCCGCGAATCAACGCGAGACATCTGGAACAACATCCGCTCCAATGGATGACGAGGCCTTGACGGAACCTCTGACCGAATTGTTAACGGAACCTCTGCCAGAATGTTATCCCACGGATTCGTATCGCAAAGACATCATAAAGCATATCGACAACCAAGCGGACGAGGAGTACGAGGAATACGTGCCGTCGTGCGGTGTGATTCGTATACGAAATCTGGAGGATTTGATCAAACAGCTGGAACGGCACTCGGCGCGCAACAGAAGTCCAAGCGGATCCGAGGACATGAGGATGTCCGAGAGCGAGGCAGATCGTCCCTACAGAAAAGATTCGTCCGTTTGTAGCGAGTCTTCCCAAGG AAGATGTAGCCGCGGCCGTGACGATACCTACGGTAGATATTGTCAACCATCGTCTCGAAGTCCTTACGGGACCCATCAGCACACTCAACACTCCCATCAAATGTACAAGGAGGAGGGTATCTATGCAACTGCCGACCCTGACAGAGGCTCAAATACTAGGGGTGAAACGCCCGATAGTGAAAG TGATGCATTTATTCAAGCTCAACAACTAGCCCGACGGACTAGTGAGGACGGAGTGCAACACCGGCCACCACAgcagccgccgccgccgccgccaccgccGCCACCTGCAATGACTGGTAGCACGGTGCAGTTGCTGCAATTGCATCATTCTCAACGAGAACATCGTCAACAACCGCAGCAGCAGCATCATTGCCACCATCACGCGCAGCAGTCGCAGCctcagcagcagcagcagccgcAGCCGTCGTCGCAACAGCAACATCAAcgtcaacaacaacaacaacagcagcagcagcagcagcagcagcaacaacaacaacaccaACTGCCGGTGGAACAACTGCCAATACAGCAGCGCGGCTATTATCCATCCCCACCCTACACTGATAACGGTCTCGAAAACGACGAGACTGAAAATGCTCAATCCCACCAACAACAAAAGCTCCCCGACGTTCGTGGAATCGATGTTAATCACTTGcctaatattaacaaatgcCCACTAGACGATAATTTTAGTCTAGATTGTAACATAAATAATGGTTCCcctaaagaattaaataccaACAACACTAGTGATAACGAAAATACTGCCCTACTGCCCCCTTCGCATTTTCCTGAGTACAagcattga